A stretch of Gossypium hirsutum isolate 1008001.06 chromosome A06, Gossypium_hirsutum_v2.1, whole genome shotgun sequence DNA encodes these proteins:
- the LOC121203650 gene encoding uncharacterized protein isoform X4, with the protein MPYYGLIPLRAYAKKLSHFYSVSSAPITDSVFKETLNTKTLPTLPSPLLPLSHLKKVDGQSFIAGSACKQGKNGERTSKTGSADELNKGYFDDMSELKQHGGKNDTSSTG; encoded by the exons atgccCTATTACGGGCTTATTCCATTACGCGCCTATGCAAAGAAATTGTCTCATTTCTATTCCGTTTCATCAGCACCGATTACTGATTCGGTGTTTAAGGAAACGCTCAATACAAAGACGCTCCCCACTTTGCCCTCTCCCCTTCTCCCACTTTCTCACTTGAAAAAAGTAGACGGACAATCCTTCATCGCAGGGTCAG CTTGCAAGCAAGGAAAAAATGGAGAAAGAACGAGCAAGACT gGCAGTGCTGATGAATTGAATAAAGgatattttgatgatatgtctGAGCTAAAACAACACGGTGGTAAG AATGATACAAGCTCTACTGGATAG
- the LOC121203650 gene encoding uncharacterized protein isoform X5 — translation MPYYGLIPLRAYAKKLSHFYSVSSAPITDSVFKETLNTKTLPTLPSPLLPLSHLKKVDGQSFIAGSACKQGKNGERTSKTGSADELNKGYFDDMSELKQHGGKVN, via the exons atgccCTATTACGGGCTTATTCCATTACGCGCCTATGCAAAGAAATTGTCTCATTTCTATTCCGTTTCATCAGCACCGATTACTGATTCGGTGTTTAAGGAAACGCTCAATACAAAGACGCTCCCCACTTTGCCCTCTCCCCTTCTCCCACTTTCTCACTTGAAAAAAGTAGACGGACAATCCTTCATCGCAGGGTCAG CTTGCAAGCAAGGAAAAAATGGAGAAAGAACGAGCAAGACT gGCAGTGCTGATGAATTGAATAAAGgatattttgatgatatgtctGAGCTAAAACAACACGGTGGTAAG GTAAACTAG
- the LOC121203650 gene encoding uncharacterized protein isoform X10 — MLRVNRVINRAQASISFSQYLLRHDPKISPSPPQHFASKSSIRFFDIYTLASKEKMEKERARLADELNKGYFDDMSELKQHGGKVN; from the exons ATGTTGAGGGTAAACCGAGTGATAAACAGGGCACAAGCTTCGATTTCATTTAGTCAATACCTCCTAAGACATGACCCAAAGATTTCCCCTTCACCTCCTCAACATTTTGCTTCAAAATCATCCATTCGATTCTTCGATATTTACACG CTTGCAAGCAAGGAAAAAATGGAGAAAGAACGAGCAAGACT TGCTGATGAATTGAATAAAGgatattttgatgatatgtctGAGCTAAAACAACACGGTGGTAAG GTAAACTAG
- the LOC121203650 gene encoding uncharacterized protein isoform X1, with product MPYYGLIPLRAYAKKLSHFYSVSSAPITDSVFKETLNTKTLPTLPSPLLPLSHLKKVDGQSFIAGSACKQGKNGERTSKTGSADELNKGYFDDMSELKQHGGKLANARLSKSIKLIFQQRRHC from the exons atgccCTATTACGGGCTTATTCCATTACGCGCCTATGCAAAGAAATTGTCTCATTTCTATTCCGTTTCATCAGCACCGATTACTGATTCGGTGTTTAAGGAAACGCTCAATACAAAGACGCTCCCCACTTTGCCCTCTCCCCTTCTCCCACTTTCTCACTTGAAAAAAGTAGACGGACAATCCTTCATCGCAGGGTCAG CTTGCAAGCAAGGAAAAAATGGAGAAAGAACGAGCAAGACT gGCAGTGCTGATGAATTGAATAAAGgatattttgatgatatgtctGAGCTAAAACAACACGGTG GTAAACTAGCAAATGCAAGGCTGAGTAAGtcaataaaattgatatttcagCAAAGAAGGCATTGTTGA
- the LOC121203650 gene encoding uncharacterized protein isoform X3 encodes MPYYGLIPLRAYAKKLSHFYSVSSAPITDSVFKETLNTKTLPTLPSPLLPLSHLKKVDGQSFIAGSACKQGKNGERTSKTGSADELNKGYFDDMSELKQHGGKEFGQNLL; translated from the exons atgccCTATTACGGGCTTATTCCATTACGCGCCTATGCAAAGAAATTGTCTCATTTCTATTCCGTTTCATCAGCACCGATTACTGATTCGGTGTTTAAGGAAACGCTCAATACAAAGACGCTCCCCACTTTGCCCTCTCCCCTTCTCCCACTTTCTCACTTGAAAAAAGTAGACGGACAATCCTTCATCGCAGGGTCAG CTTGCAAGCAAGGAAAAAATGGAGAAAGAACGAGCAAGACT gGCAGTGCTGATGAATTGAATAAAGgatattttgatgatatgtctGAGCTAAAACAACACGGTGGTAAG GAATTTGGTCAAAATTTGTTGTGA
- the LOC121203650 gene encoding uncharacterized protein isoform X9, with amino-acid sequence MLRVNRVINRAQASISFSQYLLRHDPKISPSPPQHFASKSSIRFFDIYTLASKEKMEKERARLADELNKGYFDDMSELKQHGGKEFGQNLL; translated from the exons ATGTTGAGGGTAAACCGAGTGATAAACAGGGCACAAGCTTCGATTTCATTTAGTCAATACCTCCTAAGACATGACCCAAAGATTTCCCCTTCACCTCCTCAACATTTTGCTTCAAAATCATCCATTCGATTCTTCGATATTTACACG CTTGCAAGCAAGGAAAAAATGGAGAAAGAACGAGCAAGACT TGCTGATGAATTGAATAAAGgatattttgatgatatgtctGAGCTAAAACAACACGGTGGTAAG GAATTTGGTCAAAATTTGTTGTGA
- the LOC121203650 gene encoding uncharacterized protein isoform X6, which produces MLRVNRVINRAQASISFSQYLLRHDPKISPSPPQHFASKSSIRFFDIYTLASKEKMEKERARLADELNKGYFDDMSELKQHGGKLANARLSKSIKLIFQQRRHC; this is translated from the exons ATGTTGAGGGTAAACCGAGTGATAAACAGGGCACAAGCTTCGATTTCATTTAGTCAATACCTCCTAAGACATGACCCAAAGATTTCCCCTTCACCTCCTCAACATTTTGCTTCAAAATCATCCATTCGATTCTTCGATATTTACACG CTTGCAAGCAAGGAAAAAATGGAGAAAGAACGAGCAAGACT TGCTGATGAATTGAATAAAGgatattttgatgatatgtctGAGCTAAAACAACACGGTG GTAAACTAGCAAATGCAAGGCTGAGTAAGtcaataaaattgatatttcagCAAAGAAGGCATTGTTGA
- the LOC121203650 gene encoding uncharacterized protein isoform X8, with product MLRVNRVINRAQASISFSQYLLRHDPKISPSPPQHFASKSSIRFFDIYTLASKEKMEKERARLADELNKGYFDDMSELKQHGGIWSKFVVKLK from the exons ATGTTGAGGGTAAACCGAGTGATAAACAGGGCACAAGCTTCGATTTCATTTAGTCAATACCTCCTAAGACATGACCCAAAGATTTCCCCTTCACCTCCTCAACATTTTGCTTCAAAATCATCCATTCGATTCTTCGATATTTACACG CTTGCAAGCAAGGAAAAAATGGAGAAAGAACGAGCAAGACT TGCTGATGAATTGAATAAAGgatattttgatgatatgtctGAGCTAAAACAACACGGTG GAATTTGGTCAAAATTTGTTGTGAAGTTGAAGTAA
- the LOC121203650 gene encoding uncharacterized protein isoform X7 — MPYYGLIPLRAYAKKLSHFYSVSSAPITDSVFKETLNTKTLPTLPSPLLPLSHLKKVDGQSFIAGSACKQGKNGERTSKTGSADELNKGYFDDMSELKQHGE; from the exons atgccCTATTACGGGCTTATTCCATTACGCGCCTATGCAAAGAAATTGTCTCATTTCTATTCCGTTTCATCAGCACCGATTACTGATTCGGTGTTTAAGGAAACGCTCAATACAAAGACGCTCCCCACTTTGCCCTCTCCCCTTCTCCCACTTTCTCACTTGAAAAAAGTAGACGGACAATCCTTCATCGCAGGGTCAG CTTGCAAGCAAGGAAAAAATGGAGAAAGAACGAGCAAGACT gGCAGTGCTGATGAATTGAATAAAGgatattttgatgatatgtctGAGCTAAAACAACACGGTG AATGA
- the LOC121203650 gene encoding uncharacterized protein isoform X2, with protein sequence MPYYGLIPLRAYAKKLSHFYSVSSAPITDSVFKETLNTKTLPTLPSPLLPLSHLKKVDGQSFIAGSACKQGKNGERTSKTGSADELNKGYFDDMSELKQHGGIWSKFVVKLK encoded by the exons atgccCTATTACGGGCTTATTCCATTACGCGCCTATGCAAAGAAATTGTCTCATTTCTATTCCGTTTCATCAGCACCGATTACTGATTCGGTGTTTAAGGAAACGCTCAATACAAAGACGCTCCCCACTTTGCCCTCTCCCCTTCTCCCACTTTCTCACTTGAAAAAAGTAGACGGACAATCCTTCATCGCAGGGTCAG CTTGCAAGCAAGGAAAAAATGGAGAAAGAACGAGCAAGACT gGCAGTGCTGATGAATTGAATAAAGgatattttgatgatatgtctGAGCTAAAACAACACGGTG GAATTTGGTCAAAATTTGTTGTGAAGTTGAAGTAA